In Primulina eburnea isolate SZY01 chromosome 14, ASM2296580v1, whole genome shotgun sequence, the following proteins share a genomic window:
- the LOC140811139 gene encoding uncharacterized protein yields the protein MWYVITDGPLKILKANPAIAITEGAPQMLEKPRYEWPSEDKKKANLDNVVKDILYKTHDKNTFNKIKMCHTAKEIWEKLIQICEGNEETKENKLSVAMQKFENMRMRAGETMNEFDERFSSLVNELSALGKEFGDREIALKVMRGIPRE from the coding sequence atgtggtatgtcatcactgatggTCCATTAAAGATCCTAAAGGCAAATCCAGCTATTGCTATCACCGAAGGTGCACCTCAGATGCTTGAAAAACCAAGATATGAATGGCCAAGTGAGGACAAAaagaaagccaatcttgacaacGTTGTGAAGGATATTTTATACAAGACACACGATAAAAATACCTTcaacaaaatcaagatgtgccatACTGCCAAGGAAATCTGGGAAAAATTAATTCAGAtctgtgaaggaaatgaagaaacaaaggaaaacaaatTGTCTGTAgccatgcagaagtttgaaaatatgAGAATGAGGGCTGGAGAAACTATGAATGAATTTGATGAACGATTCAGCAGCCTCGTCAATGAACTCTCAGCTCTTGGGAAAGAATTTGGCGATAGAGAAATTGCATTAAAGGTAATGAGAGGCATACCCAGAGAATGA